One region of Quercus lobata isolate SW786 chromosome 2, ValleyOak3.0 Primary Assembly, whole genome shotgun sequence genomic DNA includes:
- the LOC115975626 gene encoding hexokinase-1 produces the protein MGKVAVGAAVVCAAAVCAAAALVVRHRMQSSGRWARAMAILKEVEEKCGTPISKLRQVADAMTVEMHAGLASEGGSKLKMLISYVDNLPTGDEKGLFYALDLGGTNFRVLRVQLGGKDKSVVNQEFDEVSIPPHLMTGTSEELFDFIARALEKFVATEGEGFHPAPGRQRELGFTFSFPVRQLSISSGTLIKWTKGFNIEDAVGQDVVGELTKSMEKIGLDMRVAALVNDTIGTLAGGRYHNQDVAAAVILGTGTNAAYVERAHAIPKWHGLLPKSGEMVINMEWGNFRSSHLPLTEYDQALDVESLNPGEQIFEKIISGMYLGEVVRRVLSRMAEEADFFGDTVPPKLQIPFILRTPDMSAMHHDTSPDLRVVGGKLKDILEISNTSLKMRKTIVELCDIVATRGARLSAAGIFGILKKLGRDTVRDGEKQKSVIALDGGLYEHYTKFSACMESTLKELLGGEIAESIVIEHSNDGSGIGAALLAASHSQYVGVEES, from the exons atggggaAGGTGGCGGTGGGGGCGGCGGTGGTGTGCGCGGCGGCGGTTTGTGCTGCGGCGGCGCTGGTGGTGAGACACAGGATGCAGAGCTCGGGAAGGTGGGCCCGGGCTATGGCGATCCTGAAGGAGGTTGAGGAAAAGTGTGGGACCCCCATATCCAAGCTCAGACAGGTGGCTGACGCCATGACCGTTGAGATGCACGCTGGCCTCGCATCTGAGGGTGGAAGCAAGCTCAAGATGCTCATCAGCTACGTCGATAACCTCCCTACCGG GGATGAGAAAGGTCTCTTCTATGCCTTGGACCTTGGGGGCACAAACTTCCGAGTCCTGCGAGTACAGTTGGGTGGGAAAGACAAATCTGTAGTCAATCAAGAATTTGATGAAGTTTCAATTCCTCCACACTTGATGACTGGGACATCAGAA gaattatttgattttatagcCAGAGCGCTTGAAAAATTTGTTGCTACAGAAGGTGAAGGATTTCATCCTGCGCCTGGTAGACAAAGGGAGCTGGGTTTTACCTTCTCATTCCCAGTGAGGCAATTATCAATTTCATCAGGGACTTTAATAAAGTGGACAAAAGGATTCAATATTGAAGATGCA GTAGGACAAGATGTGGTTGGAGAATTGACCAAATCCATGGAAAAAATCGGTCTTGATATGCGTGTGGCAGCTTTG GTGAATGATACTATTGGAACATTAGCAGGAGGTAGATATCACAACCAGGATGTTGCTGCGGCTGTCATTCTGGGCACTGGAACAAATGCAGCATATGTAGAGCGGGCACACGCTATTCCCAAGTGGCATGGTCTTCTACCTAAATCAGGAGAGATG GTTATCAACATGGAGTGGGGTAATTTCCGATCATCACACCTTCCACTAACAGAATATGATCAAGCATTGGATGTTGAGAGTTTAAACCCTGGAGAACAG atttttgagaagataatTTCTGGTATGTATTTGGGGGAAGTTGTACGCAGAGTTTTGTCTAGGATGGCTGAAGAAGCTGACTTTTTTGGTGATACTGTTCCACCTAaactgcaaattcctttcatactAAG GACTCCAGACATGTCTGCCATGCATCATGACACATCTCCAGATCTGAGAGTGGTTGGGGgcaaattgaaggatatcttAGAG ATATCTAACACATCCCTGAAAATGAGAAAAACGATTGTGGAGCTCTGTGACATTGTTGCCACACGTGGTGCACGCTTATCCGCTGCTGGGATCTTTGGCATCCTCAAGAAATTGGGAAGAGATACAGTGAGGGATGGGGAGAAGCAGAAGTCAGTGATAGCACTGGATGGAGGATTGTATGAGCATTACACTAAATTCAGTGCCTGTATGGAGAGTACACTCAAGGAATTGTTGGGAGGGGAAATTGCTGAGAGCATTGTCATTGAGCACTCTAACGATGGTTCTGGTATTGGAGCTGCCCTCCTTGCTGCATCTCATTCCCAATACGTGGGGGTAGAGGAATCATGA